The Nodosilinea sp. FACHB-141 genome has a segment encoding these proteins:
- a CDS encoding AMIN domain-containing protein — MAHPIHHSAASRTGYRLGGWAGAGLMVSTLLIISPAAQAETLAAWQFDPATQQLTFTLPSGITPQYAVAADASQIVVTLPETQLGTVATQQTYSGAVSQVSLSQVNDATVVVLDLVANTELAAEGVSLISIAAGDQTRWVLTALAAAPSTAPTVSAPSSPPAPGNSSMIVELPVIPGNNPQLGFPEAGTGRLSTSAANLMLPSDIASLTNLPETLPVDPFNLGQPGEQISVPSLAELDAVIGPVATAPQQPSLASTEPPIAGVAEPGAIAPLPAVQPPASTGSVLTFEPPSLAEGDVPRAAQPPVAAAPTPGPEAVATQPASSPASPAAPAIDTETSGVPIAVTPPELPTPGQPAAEAIAAAPTPAPAVEASNPTPAIAADPPALPELPAETATATPTPAPPEASSPTPVIAADPPALPELPTETAGVTDQPAKAIAVQPDAISQEPPPLATVPVELAGTDPNLLIVPTAPTTTSQGNVVPPSTPVMLAAAGEPVLFGSPLPGSNDQAALPSAINPASSDRPLSPDTLVAAGTVLELRYVGDEPLDLNTNSSQNQVLLLANDIRDPITNGIVAPAGSQLIGQFEPTPEGQRWVSKMLIAPNGQQVDFASTTEYMVGNTEVSSPRLAAGTGLGALALLLLTGFSGIGLLGGALVGATTVVGTSPQYVVIEPNQVIQVQVMQDIPRAIPIAAAPETSREWGSGGW, encoded by the coding sequence ATGGCACACCCAATCCACCATTCTGCTGCATCGCGTACTGGCTACCGTCTGGGTGGCTGGGCAGGCGCTGGTTTAATGGTGTCTACCCTGCTGATCATTAGCCCTGCCGCTCAGGCCGAAACTCTTGCCGCCTGGCAGTTTGACCCAGCGACCCAGCAATTAACCTTTACGCTGCCCAGCGGCATCACTCCGCAATATGCTGTCGCAGCAGATGCCTCCCAGATCGTGGTGACCTTGCCCGAAACCCAGTTGGGAACGGTAGCCACCCAGCAAACCTACAGCGGTGCCGTCAGTCAGGTGAGCCTCAGCCAGGTGAACGATGCCACCGTGGTGGTGCTCGACCTGGTTGCCAATACCGAGCTGGCCGCAGAGGGAGTCAGCCTGATCTCTATCGCCGCAGGTGATCAAACCCGCTGGGTGCTCACTGCCTTAGCCGCTGCTCCTAGTACTGCCCCTACGGTGTCTGCGCCCAGTAGCCCCCCCGCACCGGGCAACAGCTCCATGATTGTGGAACTGCCGGTGATTCCAGGAAACAACCCACAGCTAGGCTTTCCGGAGGCGGGCACTGGACGGTTGAGCACCTCGGCCGCCAATCTGATGCTGCCCAGCGATATTGCCAGCCTGACGAACCTGCCTGAAACCTTGCCCGTAGACCCCTTCAACCTCGGGCAACCCGGAGAACAGATTTCAGTACCCAGCCTGGCAGAACTCGATGCCGTGATCGGCCCTGTGGCCACCGCGCCCCAGCAACCAAGCTTAGCCTCTACCGAACCGCCGATCGCTGGAGTAGCAGAGCCTGGAGCGATCGCCCCACTGCCTGCCGTACAGCCGCCCGCCAGTACCGGCTCGGTGCTAACCTTTGAGCCACCGTCGCTGGCCGAGGGCGATGTCCCTAGAGCTGCCCAGCCACCGGTTGCCGCAGCTCCGACCCCTGGCCCAGAAGCAGTGGCAACCCAACCAGCCAGTTCCCCTGCCTCTCCTGCCGCGCCCGCGATCGATACCGAGACTAGCGGTGTGCCGATTGCAGTCACCCCACCTGAACTGCCGACTCCTGGGCAACCAGCGGCAGAGGCGATCGCGGCTGCGCCAACCCCTGCCCCTGCGGTCGAAGCTAGCAACCCGACCCCGGCCATTGCTGCCGACCCACCAGCTCTACCAGAATTGCCCGCGGAGACGGCCACGGCTACTCCAACCCCTGCCCCTCCCGAAGCTAGCAGCCCAACCCCGGTCATTGCTGCCGACCCACCGGCCCTCCCAGAACTACCTACGGAGACAGCGGGGGTCACAGACCAGCCGGCTAAGGCGATCGCTGTTCAACCTGACGCGATTAGCCAAGAGCCGCCCCCGCTGGCTACGGTTCCCGTTGAGCTAGCCGGCACCGACCCCAATCTTCTAATCGTACCTACTGCCCCGACCACCACCAGCCAGGGTAATGTCGTCCCCCCGTCTACCCCGGTGATGTTGGCCGCCGCCGGAGAACCAGTTCTATTTGGCAGCCCACTGCCCGGTAGCAATGACCAAGCGGCCCTACCTAGCGCGATTAACCCGGCTTCTAGCGATCGCCCCCTTTCCCCCGACACGCTGGTGGCAGCGGGCACGGTGCTAGAGCTCCGCTACGTCGGTGATGAGCCCCTCGATCTCAACACCAACTCCAGTCAAAACCAGGTGCTGCTGCTGGCCAACGACATTCGTGACCCCATCACCAACGGCATTGTTGCCCCGGCGGGCAGTCAACTGATTGGTCAATTTGAACCCACCCCTGAAGGTCAGCGATGGGTGAGCAAAATGCTGATCGCCCCTAACGGGCAGCAGGTTGATTTTGCCAGCACCACCGAATACATGGTGGGTAATACTGAGGTCAGCAGTCCCCGCCTGGCCGCTGGAACGGGATTAGGTGCCTTGGCCCTGCTGCTGTTGACCGGCTTTAGCGGCATCGGGCTGCTCGGTGGCGCTCTGGTCGGGGCCACAACCGTAGTGGGCACTTCTCCCCAGTACGTTGTCATTGAGCCCAACCAGGTCATTCAGGTGCAAGTTATGCAAGATATTCCCCGCGCCATCCCCATCGCTGCCGCCCCAGAAACCAGCCGTGAGTGGGGCAGCGGCGGCTGGTAG
- a CDS encoding diflavin flavoprotein, translated as MTSPPRDVQLYAMAAGTTVLRCRSWNRLRFEIEYGLERGTTANTYLIQADRTALIDPPGESFSDIFLAALEGHIDLSQLNYIVLGHINPNRVETLKILLKRLSDVTVVCSNPAALALKDLLPEASPHLRVIRSGDDRLDLGQGHYLQFELIPTPRYPGGLATFDPYSQVLYSDKLFGAHRCDDAVFDLSWQDLLEDRRYYFDCLFAASARQVLAALGRVTTLPFQTLAPGHGPVVRYSPRELVQSYRDWGQAQTSQDLSVALIYASAYGNTATIAQALARGITKAGVSVESINAEQASPDEIKSAVEGSAGFLMGSPTLGGHTPTPMQTALGIVLSTASKTQPAGVFGSFGWSGEAIDLLGSKLKDGGYSLAFEPIRVKFKPTDVTLKYCEEVGTDFAQGLKKATRAKQPRTPASAVEQAVGRIVGSLCIVTARHGEVSSAMLASWVSQASFAPPGFTVAVAKDRAIESLLYPGYGFVLNILAEGRHLGPMKHFLKPFAPGEDRFAEIETDVAENGAPILTEAIAYLECTVEQRMECGDHWLVYATVQAGRVLDGNGKTAIHHRKTGTHY; from the coding sequence ATGACCTCTCCTCCTCGCGATGTTCAGCTTTACGCCATGGCCGCAGGCACCACGGTCCTGCGCTGCCGCAGTTGGAACCGCCTTCGGTTTGAGATTGAGTACGGGTTAGAGCGCGGCACTACGGCAAATACCTATCTGATTCAGGCCGATCGCACCGCCTTGATCGACCCCCCCGGTGAATCGTTCAGCGACATATTTCTAGCTGCCCTAGAGGGCCACATCGACCTATCTCAGCTGAATTACATCGTTTTAGGGCACATCAACCCCAACCGGGTCGAGACTTTAAAGATTCTGCTGAAGCGGTTGTCAGACGTTACTGTGGTGTGCTCAAACCCTGCCGCTCTAGCTCTTAAGGACCTGCTGCCTGAAGCCTCACCTCACCTTCGGGTAATTCGCAGCGGCGATGATCGCCTCGATTTAGGCCAAGGCCATTATCTTCAGTTTGAGCTGATTCCCACCCCGCGTTACCCTGGCGGGCTGGCTACCTTTGACCCTTACTCTCAGGTGCTGTATTCTGACAAGCTCTTTGGGGCTCACCGCTGCGACGATGCGGTCTTTGACCTCAGCTGGCAAGACCTGCTCGAAGATCGACGCTACTACTTTGACTGTCTGTTTGCTGCCAGTGCTCGCCAGGTGCTCGCAGCCCTGGGTCGTGTGACCACCCTACCCTTTCAGACCTTAGCCCCTGGGCACGGGCCGGTGGTGCGCTACAGCCCCCGAGAACTGGTACAGAGCTATCGCGACTGGGGACAAGCCCAAACTAGCCAAGACCTCTCGGTGGCGCTGATCTATGCCTCGGCCTATGGCAACACGGCCACCATTGCCCAGGCGCTGGCCCGGGGCATCACCAAGGCTGGGGTGTCGGTGGAGTCGATCAATGCTGAGCAGGCCAGTCCCGACGAAATCAAATCGGCCGTGGAAGGATCAGCTGGATTTTTAATGGGGTCGCCTACCCTGGGTGGACACACCCCTACTCCGATGCAGACCGCCCTAGGGATTGTGCTATCGACCGCTTCTAAGACCCAGCCCGCCGGGGTGTTCGGTTCCTTTGGCTGGAGCGGAGAAGCCATTGATCTGCTGGGGAGCAAGCTCAAAGACGGTGGCTATAGCTTGGCCTTTGAGCCCATCCGCGTGAAGTTTAAGCCCACCGATGTCACCCTCAAATATTGCGAAGAGGTGGGCACCGACTTCGCTCAGGGGCTCAAAAAGGCCACGCGAGCGAAGCAGCCGCGCACCCCGGCCTCAGCGGTGGAGCAGGCTGTCGGCCGGATTGTGGGGTCGCTGTGCATTGTCACCGCCCGCCATGGGGAGGTGTCGAGTGCCATGCTGGCCTCTTGGGTGTCCCAGGCTTCCTTTGCGCCGCCAGGGTTTACGGTGGCGGTGGCCAAGGATCGGGCGATCGAGTCGCTGCTGTACCCCGGCTATGGGTTTGTGCTGAATATTTTGGCGGAGGGACGGCACCTGGGGCCGATGAAGCACTTTCTCAAACCCTTTGCCCCTGGCGAGGACCGCTTTGCCGAAATTGAAACTGATGTGGCCGAGAATGGCGCGCCGATCTTGACTGAGGCGATCGCCTACCTAGAGTGCACCGTCGAGCAGCGTATGGAGTGCGGCGATCACTGGCTGGTATACGCCACGGTGCAGGCGGGCCGGGTGTTAGATGGCAACGGTAAAACCGCCATTCACCACCGCAAAACCGGTACTCACTATTAA
- a CDS encoding COP23 domain-containing protein — MVRSTSGTFAKVLMGGLTTALLTGPFGAVGQAQTPESTPEGTPETTSTEPAEADTAPRFTCQMQDGKYTVMYSPTSQPGQSYPWAVPQDMGSAWPAERRCATISARLEEYRPDGLMALETSVENGYNTVCVTTESTPACRIVFTVPPGQDAMATRDLVFDNLAIADRGDQTDAVTTFAGGNSDVLGQIGNILGLPSSTSSSRSSGINLKPFLDPTDGGTGARLSGGSPTGRSLNPDAFR; from the coding sequence ATGGTTCGTTCTACGTCTGGCACGTTCGCTAAAGTACTCATGGGTGGGCTAACTACCGCCCTACTGACCGGACCGTTTGGGGCCGTGGGCCAAGCCCAAACTCCAGAAAGCACCCCTGAAGGGACTCCCGAAACTACTTCGACAGAGCCTGCTGAAGCCGATACTGCGCCGCGCTTCACCTGTCAGATGCAGGACGGGAAATACACGGTGATGTATTCCCCTACCAGTCAGCCGGGGCAGTCTTACCCCTGGGCGGTACCCCAAGACATGGGCAGTGCCTGGCCCGCTGAACGACGCTGTGCCACCATCAGTGCTCGGCTAGAAGAGTACCGTCCTGACGGTCTGATGGCTCTTGAAACCTCGGTAGAAAACGGTTACAACACCGTCTGTGTGACCACCGAGTCAACACCCGCTTGCCGCATCGTATTCACCGTACCGCCGGGGCAAGATGCCATGGCAACCCGCGATCTCGTGTTTGACAACCTGGCGATCGCCGATCGAGGCGACCAAACCGACGCAGTGACCACCTTTGCGGGCGGCAACAGCGACGTGCTGGGGCAAATTGGCAATATCTTGGGTCTGCCCAGTTCTACCAGCAGCTCGCGCAGCAGCGGCATTAACCTCAAGCCCTTTCTCGACCCCACCGATGGCGGTACCGGTGCTCGTCTGAGCGGCGGCAGCCCCACCGGCCGATCCCTCAACCCCGATGCGTTTCGCTAG
- a CDS encoding WG repeat-containing protein has product MARSHRQQRTWAWGGVVLALPTLVACGPPLAVLDGMQQQTTTMLEFINPQPIALASAMTSPLLFDTVSDFAEGVALVRLNTSLGYIDREGNLSIRVDDENITVAADYAEGLAVAQAGAYFGYLDRQGQWAIPVQFRKAKSFSQGLAAVQGGTKYGYINLQGEWVIEPQFDLAERFVGDRALVKLGETYGYVDPEGRTAIPLELKDAWSFSESLAVARIDRLYGYIDPSGTMAIAPTYDGAFSFSDGLARVRQGRNFGFIDATGAMVVEATLPFASDFSEGLAAVLIESKWGYIDRTGKVAIAPGFAYAADFSEGLAAVQKDGLYGYIDSEGAWVVEPQYTNAGRFSEGRARVQIDNRWGFIDTEGKVLTGAGFKGLE; this is encoded by the coding sequence ATGGCGCGATCGCACAGACAACAGCGGACGTGGGCCTGGGGTGGAGTAGTCCTGGCGTTACCAACCCTGGTGGCCTGTGGGCCGCCTCTAGCTGTCTTGGACGGCATGCAGCAGCAGACCACCACAATGCTAGAGTTCATAAACCCTCAACCCATTGCCCTAGCGAGCGCGATGACTAGCCCCCTGCTGTTCGATACCGTCTCAGACTTTGCCGAAGGGGTTGCCCTAGTGCGCCTCAACACCAGCCTGGGCTACATCGATCGCGAGGGCAATCTGAGCATCAGGGTTGACGACGAAAACATTACTGTGGCGGCTGACTACGCCGAGGGGCTGGCAGTGGCTCAAGCCGGAGCCTACTTTGGCTACCTCGATCGCCAGGGCCAGTGGGCGATACCGGTGCAGTTTCGTAAGGCTAAGTCGTTTTCTCAGGGGCTGGCGGCGGTGCAAGGGGGCACTAAGTATGGCTACATCAATCTCCAAGGTGAGTGGGTGATTGAGCCCCAGTTTGACCTAGCAGAAAGGTTTGTGGGCGATCGCGCTCTGGTCAAACTCGGGGAGACCTACGGCTATGTTGACCCCGAAGGCCGCACCGCCATTCCCCTAGAGCTGAAGGATGCTTGGAGCTTTTCTGAATCACTGGCGGTGGCGCGAATCGATCGGCTCTACGGCTACATTGACCCCAGCGGCACAATGGCGATTGCTCCCACCTACGACGGGGCCTTCAGCTTTTCTGACGGCCTGGCCCGGGTGCGCCAGGGTCGCAACTTTGGCTTCATTGATGCCACTGGGGCCATGGTGGTCGAGGCCACCTTACCCTTTGCCTCAGACTTTTCCGAAGGTCTGGCAGCCGTGCTGATCGAGAGTAAGTGGGGCTACATCGACCGCACGGGCAAGGTCGCCATTGCCCCCGGCTTCGCCTATGCCGCCGACTTTTCCGAAGGATTGGCTGCCGTTCAAAAAGACGGCCTCTACGGCTATATTGACTCCGAAGGAGCCTGGGTTGTGGAGCCTCAATACACAAATGCCGGGCGATTTTCGGAAGGGCGAGCACGGGTACAGATCGACAACCGCTGGGGTTTTATTGACACCGAGGGCAAGGTGCTTACCGGGGCCGGCTTTAAAGGTCTGGAGTAA
- the radC gene encoding DNA repair protein RadC — protein sequence MTYHVRMLDMPSSDRPRERLLSYGAKSLSTAELLAILLGTGQGPGKLSAVGLGQLILQEMGQNQRDPLTSLRDVSAHDLEEISGVGPAKATTILAAIELGKRVLQAIPPEKTVVDDPAIAAAALSHELMWQAQERFAVVLLDVRHRLMGTKVITIGTATETLAHPREIFKTVIRHGAVRCIVAHNHPSGSLEPSPDDLSLTRQLLQGAQILAVPVLDHLIIGNGDFRSLRQTTQLWQETPQGV from the coding sequence ATGACCTACCATGTCCGCATGTTAGACATGCCGTCGAGCGATCGCCCGCGAGAACGGCTGCTATCTTACGGGGCTAAAAGCCTATCAACCGCAGAGCTACTAGCCATTTTGTTGGGCACCGGCCAGGGGCCAGGTAAGCTGTCGGCAGTGGGGCTAGGCCAGCTCATTCTGCAAGAAATGGGACAAAACCAGCGCGATCCGCTCACCTCGTTAAGGGATGTATCGGCCCACGATCTGGAGGAAATTTCAGGCGTTGGCCCAGCCAAAGCCACCACCATATTAGCTGCCATTGAGCTGGGGAAACGAGTGTTGCAAGCGATTCCGCCCGAAAAGACCGTCGTAGACGACCCCGCCATTGCCGCCGCCGCTCTCAGTCACGAATTGATGTGGCAAGCCCAGGAGCGCTTTGCCGTGGTGCTGCTCGACGTGCGCCACCGGCTGATGGGCACCAAAGTGATTACCATCGGCACCGCCACCGAAACCCTGGCTCACCCCAGAGAAATCTTCAAAACCGTGATTCGCCACGGTGCCGTGCGCTGCATCGTGGCGCATAATCATCCTTCAGGAAGTCTCGAGCCTTCCCCCGACGACCTCTCGCTCACCCGTCAGCTCCTTCAGGGGGCGCAGATTCTCGCCGTGCCAGTGCTCGACCATTTGATTATCGGCAACGGCGACTTCCGCAGCCTGCGCCAGACCACCCAGCTCTGGCAAGAAACGCCCCAGGGAGTCTAG
- a CDS encoding alpha/beta fold hydrolase produces MFIPPGFIQRSVALSLGTVAYIEADPDFWPAPPASSVPLLFVHGFGGGSSSYEWSKVYPAFAAEHPVLAPDLIGWGNSDHPDHPLTTANYLSLLIELVEKLCPAPPVVVSSSLSGAMLVRVAIDHSDRLRGLFLVAPAGLADFGQDPSRSPINQIVKLPVIDQVLYRGAIATADGIKLFLAQRQFADASKISDDIVAAYLMSAQQPNADVAALAFVRGDLSFDLATYLPQLTTPTALLWGEAAQLTDVSLGHRFAALNSAAIRRFEVLPGVGLTPQLEQPGVTVGLIQQFLAELAQ; encoded by the coding sequence ATGTTTATCCCTCCCGGTTTTATTCAGCGATCGGTGGCCCTGAGTTTGGGCACGGTGGCCTACATCGAAGCTGACCCCGACTTCTGGCCTGCCCCCCCAGCCTCGTCCGTACCCCTGCTGTTTGTCCATGGTTTTGGCGGTGGGTCATCGAGCTACGAGTGGTCCAAGGTATATCCGGCCTTTGCTGCAGAACACCCGGTGCTGGCCCCCGATTTGATTGGCTGGGGTAACTCTGACCACCCCGATCACCCCTTGACCACCGCCAACTACCTGAGCCTGCTAATCGAACTGGTCGAAAAGCTCTGCCCGGCTCCACCCGTTGTCGTGTCCTCATCCCTCAGTGGGGCCATGCTGGTGCGGGTTGCCATCGACCATTCCGATCGCCTGCGAGGTCTATTTTTGGTAGCCCCAGCGGGGTTGGCCGATTTTGGCCAAGACCCCAGCCGCTCTCCGATCAATCAGATCGTGAAGCTGCCGGTGATTGACCAGGTGCTCTATCGGGGAGCGATCGCCACCGCTGACGGCATCAAGCTGTTCTTGGCCCAGCGACAGTTTGCCGACGCCAGCAAAATTTCTGACGACATCGTAGCGGCCTACCTAATGTCGGCCCAGCAGCCCAATGCCGATGTCGCCGCCTTGGCCTTTGTGCGAGGCGACCTGAGCTTTGATCTGGCCACCTACCTACCCCAGCTCACCACCCCCACCGCCCTGCTCTGGGGCGAAGCGGCCCAACTGACTGACGTGTCGCTTGGCCACCGGTTCGCGGCTCTTAACTCCGCTGCCATTCGTCGCTTTGAGGTGCTGCCGGGGGTAGGGCTGACCCCTCAGCTAGAGCAGCCTGGGGTTACTGTTGGGCTGATTCAGCAATTTCTGGCCGAGTTAGCCCAGTAG
- a CDS encoding PolC-type DNA polymerase III: MVPVSVGGIAQSALLTDQLLAYYRQLSKGLLTVVDVETTGSRPDEARVIEIALVQGSLDQGIIHEASFVVNAKVRVPHTITRLTGITTAMVEQGTAADVVWQALRSPLDQGVLTGHNLAFDYSFIQAEYQRLGQGFKRPEAQQFCTVILSRLLLADLPSRSLPQLVRHFGFDVGRSHRALADTKACWLLANLLLERLANTSDDALRQQFVEQWVPLRDAVKVFDCPRVELQRQLDARGCERRTSRRGNRHMYRRGDLETLYRELYPEQLSLNLGEAGG, translated from the coding sequence ATGGTTCCTGTGTCGGTGGGTGGTATTGCTCAATCTGCGCTCTTGACAGACCAGTTGTTGGCCTACTACCGCCAGCTGTCTAAGGGGCTGCTGACGGTGGTCGATGTGGAAACAACTGGGTCTCGTCCAGACGAGGCCAGGGTGATTGAAATTGCGCTGGTGCAGGGTTCGCTGGACCAGGGGATTATTCACGAGGCATCCTTTGTGGTCAATGCCAAGGTGCGCGTACCCCATACCATTACCCGGCTAACGGGCATCACCACCGCCATGGTCGAGCAGGGTACCGCTGCCGATGTGGTATGGCAGGCGCTGCGATCGCCCCTCGACCAAGGGGTGCTCACCGGCCACAACCTGGCCTTTGACTACAGCTTTATTCAAGCGGAGTACCAGCGGCTGGGCCAGGGTTTTAAGCGCCCTGAGGCCCAGCAGTTTTGCACTGTAATTTTGTCGCGGCTGCTGCTGGCCGATCTGCCCTCCCGCAGTTTGCCGCAGCTGGTGCGACACTTTGGTTTTGATGTGGGGCGATCGCACCGCGCCCTAGCCGATACCAAGGCCTGCTGGCTACTGGCCAACCTGCTGTTAGAACGCTTGGCCAACACCTCCGACGATGCCCTGCGGCAGCAGTTTGTCGAGCAGTGGGTGCCCCTGCGGGATGCCGTCAAGGTGTTTGACTGCCCTCGCGTTGAACTGCAGCGGCAGCTCGATGCCCGAGGCTGTGAACGCCGCACCTCACGGCGCGGCAATCGCCATATGTATCGCCGGGGCGACCTGGAAACCCTTTACCGCGAGCTCTACCCGGAGCAGCTGTCACTTAACCTAGGTGAGGCGGGAGGTTAA
- a CDS encoding WecB/TagA/CpsF family glycosyltransferase: MESQSTGQVVTSAIDAAVVNEVVINPVVEQGLEPSNLSSIDPGGVSLAAVQAGEPVPAENVKQLYRQFRKAALESTARELRKQQYERIQTQVEILSIPIDNISVNDFLSQLKKGVVFTPNVDHLMKLQKDMDFVKAYSKADYRVCDSQVLMFASKFLGTPLKAKISGSDLFPMFCEHHRNNEAIKIFLMGGADGIAAQAMERINARIGRQIIVQAHSPSFGFEKNEAECDRILEMIRQSPANVLVVGVGAPKQEKWIAKYREQLPNIDIFLAVGAAIDFEAGNKPRSPELLSKLGLEWLYRLSTEPGRLWKRYLVDDFPFLWLVIKERFARLWRKPTVDGATSRKVG; this comes from the coding sequence ATGGAGTCACAATCTACTGGACAAGTTGTCACATCAGCTATTGATGCAGCTGTTGTCAACGAAGTCGTTATCAATCCAGTTGTGGAGCAGGGCTTAGAGCCCAGCAATTTGTCATCGATTGACCCAGGGGGTGTTTCCCTAGCGGCGGTTCAGGCTGGTGAGCCGGTACCAGCGGAAAACGTTAAGCAGCTGTATCGGCAGTTTCGTAAAGCAGCCCTAGAATCCACCGCCCGAGAGCTGCGCAAACAGCAGTACGAGCGCATTCAAACCCAGGTCGAGATTCTGAGCATTCCGATCGACAACATTTCGGTTAATGACTTTTTGAGCCAGCTTAAGAAGGGCGTGGTGTTTACCCCCAACGTCGATCACCTGATGAAGCTCCAAAAGGATATGGACTTTGTTAAGGCCTACAGCAAGGCCGACTATCGCGTCTGCGATAGCCAGGTGCTAATGTTTGCTTCTAAATTTTTGGGCACGCCTCTCAAAGCTAAGATCTCGGGGTCAGACCTGTTCCCCATGTTTTGTGAGCACCACCGCAATAATGAAGCTATCAAGATCTTTTTGATGGGCGGAGCTGACGGCATTGCGGCTCAAGCGATGGAGCGCATCAATGCTCGCATTGGTCGGCAGATTATTGTGCAGGCCCATTCGCCGTCCTTTGGCTTTGAAAAGAACGAGGCCGAGTGCGATCGCATCCTGGAGATGATTCGTCAGTCGCCCGCTAACGTGCTGGTCGTAGGCGTTGGCGCACCCAAACAAGAAAAGTGGATCGCCAAGTACCGCGAGCAGCTGCCCAATATTGATATTTTCCTAGCTGTAGGGGCCGCCATCGACTTTGAGGCGGGCAATAAGCCCCGCTCGCCGGAACTGTTGAGCAAGCTGGGCTTAGAGTGGCTCTACCGCCTGAGCACCGAGCCTGGGCGACTGTGGAAGCGCTACCTGGTCGACGATTTTCCCTTCCTGTGGCTGGTGATCAAGGAGCGCTTTGCCCGGCTCTGGCGCAAACCCACCGTAGATGGAGCCACGTCTCGCAAGGTTGGATAG
- a CDS encoding DUF1824 family protein has protein sequence MTTSSSPTAAEIAAIRQRLGQFSCLTTPSTLSDAEAVQVRADLSDFNDWSDYQTLGICADTLAEGQQALESFLKALGVTVNLDLPAREGAVYLKFNTLKGAWYLDDYSGRSRGVLITFHTSDPEVTELSGTYGPFPFDLFSAQP, from the coding sequence ATGACCACCTCGTCCTCTCCCACCGCCGCTGAGATCGCCGCCATTCGCCAGCGGCTGGGCCAGTTTAGCTGCCTTACCACGCCATCCACCCTCAGCGATGCCGAAGCCGTCCAGGTGCGGGCTGACCTGAGCGACTTTAACGACTGGTCTGATTACCAAACCTTGGGCATTTGCGCCGATACCCTGGCTGAGGGGCAGCAGGCCCTAGAGTCGTTTTTGAAAGCCCTTGGGGTTACCGTTAACCTGGACCTGCCCGCCCGTGAGGGAGCGGTTTATCTCAAGTTCAACACCCTCAAAGGCGCATGGTATTTAGATGACTACAGCGGGCGATCGCGCGGGGTGCTAATCACTTTTCACACCTCTGACCCTGAGGTAACTGAATTGTCGGGCACCTATGGCCCGTTTCCGTTTGATCTGTTCTCAGCACAGCCCTAG